The Orcinus orca chromosome 20, mOrcOrc1.1, whole genome shotgun sequence region TATTTgttatatttctgctttgtattGAAACTGATATAGCAATGTTTATACATGATCTAAGATCCTCATATATTCCACATTAAAATCCTTAAGAAAACAATTGAGATGTTCTCTTCAAGTAATTCTAAGTTTTTACatcatgtgttttttaaaaatcatttacaatGCCATTAAGATACCTAATCTACTTACATGCCTTCACTCCTAGCTTCTCCCTAAGGGACCTGACCTCATGCTCTTCCTCAAATCCCAGTTTTCCAGCAGTAGACTTGGTCTGAACCTTAATGCTACATCAGTTTTATGCCAGTCCCTACTGACATTACTCCTGGCTACAGCTCAGTAATTATAGAGATTCTGAAAATATTTGCCAGATTGGTTAAAGGGCTATAGTATTCCAGTCTAGAACCAGATTGAGCCCACACTTCCAGAGCTCCTTGACCTATTCCCAATCTGATTCAGTCGATCCAGCTCTGTGAAGTATGATACCAGGCCACAGTTGATTCTATTATGATCTACTTTTCTCTTCCTCATGTGACACTCAAACATGTAAGACTCGAGAGTCCCTTAGTTGAGAGGAAATGGAACCACCCCAACATTCTTCCTGACATCTATATCCATTCCATCaatgaggaaaagggaagggTTGGGCAGAGAGCTATCTCCAGAGGGAAGAATGCAGCTGAATAGTTATCCAGTTTAGATTTTCATATTCCCAGGATTCTGAGAATAATTTGGATaatcagagaagagagagctAGGATGGAAGCAAGAAGAGTCATCTTAATTTGTGTTCAAATTgcccattttattttcatgttttcaggaaaaaaactaCCAAGAGTTATGTTGGAATGTATTTTGTTAGTTAATTTATAGGTTTAAATTACTAATTGTCCTTGGGCTTTCAGTTCATTTTGCAAACCTGATTTCACTACCTTTTCAagtctagaaaattttaaaaatcacatttatagTGACCTTTATGGTATAATGCTTAGTCTTATTTATAAATTGAACTTAAGCTCATTCAAGGACATAAGttatatttatgaatttaatattcatttctgTTGTGAGGGAATTGAGTTGtctgaaataatatttaaataaatttagagcCTAAGAAATGCAGCAGCTAATCATATATTGGGTGGGCattgaagtaatttttttttaaaaaaagaaaaagaatccacaaTTAGGAGAAATGAGTATAACATGATAACCTTAACCAGTGATGTGGGGTAGACTGTCTTTCTCCTTAAAATTATGGAATCATAAGCATAGTAACTAGGAATATTGTTCAAGGTTTCTTGTCCAAAATTATACATCAGGTATATTGTGTAATGTATTATGAAGTGGGAATTGGTACATAAAGCTCTAGAATGTTTCTCATTTTCACAGGCTTTGCTTCACAAGAACTTTAGTAAGATATTCCACAATTAGTGTGTTCACAGTGTTTTATTTGTATATGATTTCATCAGCTAATGGATGGGGCAGAAAACCCTGCCACATTCACTGCCTTCCAagtttctctccagtatgtaATGACACCTATTGAGGGAAGGACTTTACCACTCTCATATTTTTACACACTATAATCTCACTGATGACCTTGGTAATCACTGATAATAGGATCTATCTTCCAAAACACAGCTTTCCTAACCTCTGCCTTCATAGGTTTGCTTTTTATACATAACCATATAACCAGCTATACATTATTGCTCAAGGCTTTTCCAAATAGAATGTACCAGTTTTTTCCTATGTGTTTTTTGTGAcataaaataagatataattGACCACTGAAGGCATAACCACATTCATTGCATTCATGAAGTTTCTCTCCTGCATAAACTCTCTGTTATCTCCTGAGGGTGCACCTCTGGCCTCTGGCTGTTCCATAAGGACTACATTCCTATCTGCTAGGAGCCCACTGATGTTTAATGTCTGAGGGGTTGCAGAAGGCATCTGCACAGTCACCATATTAACAGTGTTTTCCCCCTGCATGAGTTCACTAGTATCTAATAAGCTGTGACCCTTTGTGGAAGGATATTCCACCTTCACTGAATCTACTTGTTTCTCTCTTGTGTGTGTCCTCTTATGTTTAACCAAGCATGACATGTGGGAGAAAGCTTTCCCACACTCATTGCATCCATAGGGCCTCTCTCCTGTGTGAGTTCTTTGATGGACAATGAGCATTGTCTTTGTagtgaaggctttcccacagtcactgcatgcatagggtttctctcctgtgtgaattctctgatgtttaATGAGTCCTGATTTCTGTGAACAAGATTTTCCACAGTCAGTACATACAAAGGGAGTCTTTCCTGTATGAAATCGCTGATGTGCTATGAGGCATGCCTTCTGGCTGAAGGCCTTACCACATTCAGTGCAtccatagggtttctctccagtgtgagttcGTTGATGTATAATAAGATTGCCCTTCTGTATGAAACCttttccacattcactgcatATATAAGATTTCTCTCCTGTATGAATTTTCTGGTGCAGAATGAGCTGTGATTTTCTGGAGAAACCTTTCCCACACTCATTGCATACATGGggtttttctcctcttttgtttctctgaTGTATAACGAGCTCTGCCTTCCTAAAGAAGGCTTTGCCACATTCAggacattcatagggtttctctcctgtatgagtTCTCTGGTGTTCAGTTAGCTTGAACTTTCTGTAGAATGCTTTCGCACATACACTGCATACATGGGGTTTATTTCCTGTATGAGTCTTCTGATGTTCAGTAAGCTGAAATTTCCTGaggaaggcttttccacattcacgGCACTCATGGGGTTTCTCTCCTTTGTGAGTTCGCTGATGTTCAGTGAGCTTGAACTTCTTGGAGAAGGTTTTCCCACAGACACTACATCTGTGGGGTTTCTTTCCTGTATGAATTCTCTTATGTTCATTGAGCCGAGACTTCTTGaggaaggctttcccacattcagtaCATTCGTGGGTGTTCTCTATTTTGTGTATGTCCTGATGTTTAATTTCAGTATGAGTTTGCTCATGATCAGCATGGAGAAAGGATCTCCCATCTCCATTAAACTTAGCAGACTCCATTTTTTTGCAGCTTGTACTCAGGTTGATTACATCTAAATATGATTTCATAGTTTTCCCATGTAAATCAAATACATCATGATTTGGCCTCAAAGGAAAACAACTTTTGCTCTGATAAATAATATTCTCAAATGCATTCTGTTCATAACACTGTTCCAAcatcttcagtatattttggtttTGCCAGTGTGGCTGCATATGATCATCCACTTTATCAATTTCTAGGAAAGAGAACAATTAACCCTTCCATGAGTACCATATGGAATAAAACTGCTTCAAAAATaccttgggggacttccctgggggtccagtgtttaagacttcaccttccaatgcagagggtgcaggttcgGTGCCTTgttggggagctgggatcccgcatgcctcatggccataaaaccaaaacataaaacagaagcaatattgcaacaaattcaataaacacttaaaaaagaTACCTTGGAGTGAGCTGGCTCTTTAATGGAAAACCTCTGAtatcaaatataaaagaaattccAAGTATAAAAGtaccttatctttttaaaaaaaaaaaacttttcacaattgttgttaaatatatataagataaattttatcatttttaagtgtatatttatgtggcattaagtacaatcacattgttgtacaacgaTCACGACCATTCATCTCTagttctttttcatcttccccaactgaaaaactctgtatccattaaacactaactcctgTCTCTTGGAAATTGTTAAAGACACAGTAATATAAAACACCAAACAACCCAAAAGATAACAGCCATCAGGGTAAAAATTCTTTACTTTCACTGAAGCCATATTCTATGGGTGGAaagggaaacaataaacaaataagataaGGAATAAAGTAAGCAGTTCCAAGTGTGACAGTGGTTTgaagaagcaaaggaaataagaAGTGGAAGATGTCAGGATTTATTTGGAAGGAAGAATAAACAAGACTCACTAATGGATTTGATGTGAGGAGAGGTAACAAAAGAGGGAATCAAAGTGCACGCCTGAGTATTTGGCTTGACCCATTGGGTAGTTGGGTAGTGCCTTTTAACAAGATGAGGAATATCACCAAACTTCAGAATGTGAGGGAAACCAAGTTCAGAATATGAGGGAAACCAAGTACATTTTGAAACATATCATTTTTGAGATAATATCCAAGCACAGACACGGAAAAGCCAGTCAGATGATAAGACTTGAGTAAGGTCTTGACTGAAAATAGCAATGTGGAAACATCAgtatgtaaatattatttaaggggacttccctggcagtccagtgattaggacttggcactttcactgccatgggcccaggttcaatcctggttggggaattaagatcccgcaagctgcatggtgcagccaaaaaaaaaaaaaaaaaaaaacccaaaacaaagaaatatatattatttaaggtCAGAGTATTTATTGTATGAGATCACTTTCTGAGAAACATGAAGACTGAAAAAAGATGAAGGCACAGATGAAAGCTTTAGTCAGTCAACATAGAGTTTTGGGATTCCTAGAGCCCTCTGAAGAGACCCTAACATAACCACGctggtagagaaagaagaagacgTGGGTGTTAGAACATATACGTCAAAGAGGCAACTCAGAATGTTGGACATACAGGTCATGATTTCAAGAAAATTCTAACAGACTCTTGGGTGCTCATCCTGTTGATAAAACTTGCCATTCTTCTTCATTAGGTAGACCATCATCAAATTCACTTTCCCAAAGCACCAATCTCACATTCTAACCTTGCATGGAGCTGTGACACATTCTCATACGTTCCCACAGAAAGGGACATGATGATCCTGATGGACTTTCACAACAGGCTAATGGGGCACAGTCTTTTTTAGAAGCAGATCTGCTGCACCAGACATGGGAATGCTCACCTTCTTCACTATTCTGTACCTGTATGGATGTCATGGTGGAATTTTTCCCATTTCATTGTCCCTGATATACTAATCTCTCAACTTGCCAACAATAGCGTCTTCCTTAATCATAAAGTAATGTCTCTGCTGGCATTAATTAAAGGGTCTTATAGGACCACCTTCCTCCTGAATCAAGACGTGACaattttatctttagtttttcttagaACATCTGGATATACCTTATTATTTCTATAATGCTGCCACTGAGGTTAAAAATAAGACTATCTAGAGTTAGAATATACAAAACCTAACCTCCACCATGCCTCCTTTATTATTAACACATAAAAGTCACAACAGTAAGCCTGGTGATAAAAGTTTACATTACCATGATGTACCCAGTTTATCTAAGTTTCCACTCCACTAGCTCCCCAACAAATACTTTCAAACATTGGTCTCCACGTGGCTGGTTTCAGGCCAATCTTTTGACAGTCCCCACATGGCCTTGCACATTTCCAGTTTCTTGCCATGTTTCCTTATCATCTTAATTCAAAACTGAGCTATTTCTCTCACCTAAGATACTTTATGATACTATCACTCTTCATTCTCTCTATACCACTTTAGGTTACTTTTCTTCTAAATTTCTGAAATAGTCTCTATATTTACCATTTACTTGAATTTTGTACAGGCTTCAATGATAGCAGAAACATTTCACACGTTAAAAAGcttaatttgtaaatattacaTGAAGATTTGTCCTAGCTTTGCTCATAAAATCTTTGCTCTGAAAGACATTTCTTTGTTTCCCACTAAATTTAGTCTCTTCTATCAAAAATACTTAGCATCATCTtccatctgtttttttcccctctcacacTCCATATTGTGGGTTGAATATGTCCCCCAAAGACATGTTTAAACCCTAACCCCTAGTAGCTATGAATGTGACCCTATTTGGAATCAGGGTCTTTGCatatgtaatcaagttaagaccAGGTCAAAATGGATTGGAGTGaaccctaatccaatgactggggTCCTTCTAAGGAGACAGAGATTTGGCTacagacacagagacatacaGGG contains the following coding sequences:
- the LOC101277417 gene encoding zinc finger protein 649 isoform X1, which gives rise to MMKAQGSLTLKDVAVDFTWEEWQLLDPDQKDMYRDVMLENYSNLVSVGYQVNKPDILSKLEQGEPPWTLEDEVHSHPHPEIDKVDDHMQPHWQNQNILKMLEQCYEQNAFENIIYQSKSCFPLRPNHDVFDLHGKTMKSYLDVINLSTSCKKMESAKFNGDGRSFLHADHEQTHTEIKHQDIHKIENTHECTECGKAFLKKSRLNEHKRIHTGKKPHRCSVCGKTFSKKFKLTEHQRTHKGEKPHECRECGKAFLRKFQLTEHQKTHTGNKPHVCSVCAKAFYRKFKLTEHQRTHTGEKPYECPECGKAFFRKAELVIHQRNKRGEKPHVCNECGKGFSRKSQLILHQKIHTGEKSYICSECGKGFIQKGNLIIHQRTHTGEKPYGCTECGKAFSQKACLIAHQRFHTGKTPFVCTDCGKSCSQKSGLIKHQRIHTGEKPYACSDCGKAFTTKTMLIVHQRTHTGERPYGCNECGKAFSHMSCLVKHKRTHTREKQVDSVKVEYPSTKGHSLLDTSELMQGENTVNMVTVQMPSATPQTLNISGLLADRNVVLMEQPEARGAPSGDNREFMQERNFMNAMNVVMPSVVNYILFYVTKNT